One Deinococcus grandis DNA window includes the following coding sequences:
- a CDS encoding phosphoenolpyruvate carboxylase has product MSIRSDVNLLGRTLGQVLREQEGEAFFELVERTRALVREVRAGGSDAELRAMLAGLSGPDAGNLARAFTWYFQLVNLAEEYERVRVLAASGGVRPQSLAQAMQELRAQGLTAEEVEALLARLDLGLTFTAHPTEMRRRTVRRHLEQVARALPTLSDGGVDGPEAAGIAAHVEALWRTPELRRLKPTVLDEVKGGLTYVSSIAQALPALQRDLHAAFREVFGRDTAATLPLSFSSWMGGDRDGNPFVTPQATRETLALHGERAREVLLGLIRQAFADLSQEDEGEEAYREELQSLFDAVRDGQTLDLVGRLEALEARLIADGQRRTAEQLLSPLLTVARVFGQHLVSLDVREHSAQTGAAVAELLRASGVEADYAALPEHAKQELLIRELRSRRPLWPAAEALPDTLETAVGPIREVRDAVRRAGPRAFGRYVISMAESVSDVLEPLILAREVGLRILPVPLFETLDDLQRAPQVVWELLSLPEYRAVLGDDVQEIMLGYSDSNKDTGFLAANWALHEAQRQISDVCRRAGVRWRFFHGRGTSIGRGGGPASRAILGQPAGTIDAGLRITEQGEALADKYSHPVLARRNLEQALYGLLLSAARPAGELKPAWTDAMTRAAASSARAYRALVDDPAFLPFFEHVTPIHEIARLNIASRPVRRPGAPTLGNLRAIPWVMSWTQNRANLPGWYGLHEGLREIGVETAREMYATWPFFRTVLDNAQMSLAKSDPLIFDEYLRLLPEGDAHPLATHLKDAYARTVALVQDVVGADLMANEPRLKESISLRNPYIDPIHRIQVELLRRSRGKDGGLDEFERPLLLSIQGIAAGVRNTG; this is encoded by the coding sequence ATGAGCATTCGGAGTGATGTGAACCTGCTGGGCCGCACGCTGGGTCAGGTGCTGAGGGAACAGGAGGGCGAGGCGTTCTTCGAGCTGGTGGAGCGTACGCGCGCCCTGGTGCGTGAGGTGCGCGCCGGGGGCAGCGACGCGGAACTGCGCGCGATGCTGGCGGGGCTGTCCGGGCCGGACGCGGGGAATCTGGCGCGGGCTTTTACGTGGTACTTCCAGCTGGTGAACCTGGCCGAGGAGTATGAGCGGGTGCGGGTGCTGGCGGCGTCGGGCGGGGTGCGGCCGCAGAGTCTGGCGCAGGCGATGCAGGAACTCCGCGCGCAGGGCCTCACGGCCGAGGAGGTCGAGGCGCTGCTCGCAAGGCTGGACCTGGGGCTGACGTTCACGGCGCACCCGACGGAGATGCGGCGCCGCACGGTGCGCCGTCACCTGGAGCAGGTGGCGCGGGCGCTGCCGACCCTCAGTGACGGGGGCGTGGACGGGCCGGAGGCGGCGGGGATCGCCGCGCACGTGGAGGCGCTGTGGCGCACGCCGGAACTGCGCCGCCTGAAACCCACCGTGCTGGACGAGGTGAAGGGCGGCCTGACGTACGTGTCGAGCATCGCGCAGGCCCTCCCGGCGCTGCAGCGGGATCTGCACGCGGCGTTCCGGGAGGTGTTCGGGCGGGACACGGCGGCGACGCTGCCGCTGAGCTTCTCGTCGTGGATGGGCGGGGACCGGGACGGGAATCCGTTCGTGACGCCGCAGGCGACGCGGGAGACGCTGGCACTGCACGGCGAGCGGGCGCGCGAGGTGCTGCTGGGCCTGATCCGGCAGGCGTTCGCGGACCTCAGTCAGGAGGACGAGGGCGAGGAAGCGTACCGCGAGGAGCTTCAGAGCCTGTTCGACGCGGTGAGGGACGGTCAGACGCTGGATCTGGTGGGTCGCCTGGAGGCCCTGGAGGCCCGCCTGATCGCGGATGGGCAGCGGCGCACGGCGGAGCAGCTGCTCTCGCCGCTGCTGACGGTCGCGCGGGTGTTCGGTCAGCACCTCGTGAGTCTGGACGTGCGCGAGCACAGCGCGCAGACGGGCGCGGCGGTCGCGGAACTGCTGCGCGCCTCGGGCGTGGAGGCCGACTACGCGGCCCTGCCCGAGCATGCCAAGCAGGAACTCCTGATCCGCGAGCTGCGTTCACGCCGTCCGCTGTGGCCTGCCGCGGAGGCGCTGCCGGACACCCTGGAGACGGCAGTGGGGCCGATCCGCGAGGTGCGGGACGCGGTGCGCCGCGCCGGGCCGCGTGCGTTCGGCCGGTACGTGATCAGCATGGCCGAGTCGGTCAGTGACGTGCTCGAACCGCTGATCCTGGCGCGCGAGGTGGGCCTGCGCATCCTGCCCGTGCCGCTGTTCGAGACGCTTGACGACCTCCAGCGGGCGCCGCAGGTCGTGTGGGAACTGCTGTCGCTGCCCGAGTACCGCGCGGTGCTGGGTGACGACGTGCAGGAGATCATGCTGGGCTACAGCGACAGCAACAAGGACACGGGCTTCCTCGCGGCGAACTGGGCGCTGCACGAGGCGCAGCGGCAGATCAGTGACGTGTGCCGCCGCGCCGGGGTCCGCTGGCGCTTCTTCCACGGGCGCGGTACCAGCATCGGCCGGGGGGGCGGCCCGGCCAGCCGCGCGATCCTCGGGCAGCCGGCGGGCACCATCGACGCGGGGCTGCGCATCACCGAGCAGGGCGAGGCGCTGGCGGACAAGTACAGCCACCCGGTCCTGGCGCGCCGCAATCTGGAGCAGGCGCTGTACGGGCTGCTGCTGTCCGCCGCGCGCCCGGCCGGAGAGCTGAAGCCCGCCTGGACGGACGCCATGACCCGCGCCGCCGCGAGCAGCGCCCGCGCGTACCGCGCGCTGGTGGACGACCCGGCGTTCCTGCCGTTCTTCGAGCACGTCACGCCCATCCACGAGATCGCCCGCCTGAACATCGCGTCCCGTCCAGTGCGGCGCCCCGGCGCGCCCACGCTGGGCAACCTGCGCGCCATTCCGTGGGTGATGAGCTGGACGCAGAACCGCGCCAACCTCCCCGGCTGGTACGGGCTGCACGAGGGCCTGCGGGAGATCGGCGTGGAGACCGCCCGCGAGATGTATGCCACGTGGCCGTTCTTCCGCACGGTGCTGGACAACGCGCAGATGAGCCTCGCCAAGAGCGACCCGCTGATCTTCGACGAGTACCTGCGTCTGCTGCCCGAAGGGGACGCGCATCCGCTCGCCACGCACCTCAAGGACGCCTACGCCCGCACGGTGGCGCTGGTGCAGGACGTGGTGGGCGCGGACCTCATGGCGAACGAGCCGCGCCTGAAAGAGAGCATCAGTCTGCGCAACCCGTACATCGACCCGATTCACCGCATCCAGGTGGAACTCCTGCGCCGCAGCCGCGGCAAGGACGGCGGCCTGGACGAGTTCGAGCGTCCCCTGCTCCTGAGCATCCAGGGCATCGCGGCGGGCGTGCGCAACACCGGCTGA
- a CDS encoding alpha-amylase family glycosyl hydrolase gives MRHYALLGALLTSLAGGSGAQTALPIPTFEGQVIYQVMPDRFFDGNPANNQGVNRDDPRAWHGGDLPGLTQKLAYIQKLGATSVWLTPVYQQQAANSFGTAGYHGYWPADFRNVDPHFGTLADFGTFVKAAQGAGMRVVLDQVINHYGYEAAAVRLRKDWFNTQATCDATQNKDVDCPLSGLPDLRQSNPQVRDLLLGNANFWREQGVNAFRYDAIKHVEGPFLRDLLAADRQAGTWTLGEWFGADTGTVADWQKAGFDSLFLFSLQDAMKASVMGESSLEAVRSVLARQGELPRPGEVALFLDNHDVPRFAQGSLFEDIGQERTRYGLRALMTLRGVPVIWQGTEIAMRGGSDPDNRRDMRFEDGWTPAERAVFDATKAAIAARKASPALSNGAQTLLPTPDRVSGQLLLFTRELNGQTVLAAWHSGNARRTYSLKLGSLGVKWAALAATPSLYAGQDARVSVSGGYLHLSLPARDAAAFRVQ, from the coding sequence ATGCGTCATTACGCCCTGCTGGGCGCGCTGCTGACCTCCCTGGCGGGCGGTTCGGGCGCGCAGACGGCCCTGCCCATCCCCACCTTTGAGGGACAGGTGATCTATCAGGTCATGCCCGACCGCTTCTTCGACGGGAACCCCGCGAACAACCAGGGCGTGAACCGCGACGACCCGCGCGCCTGGCACGGCGGGGACCTGCCGGGCCTCACGCAGAAGCTCGCGTACATCCAGAAACTGGGGGCGACGTCCGTGTGGCTCACGCCGGTGTACCAGCAGCAGGCGGCGAACTCGTTCGGCACCGCCGGGTACCACGGGTACTGGCCCGCCGACTTCCGGAACGTGGACCCGCACTTCGGGACGCTGGCGGACTTCGGGACGTTCGTGAAGGCCGCGCAGGGCGCCGGGATGCGCGTCGTGCTCGATCAGGTCATCAACCACTACGGCTACGAGGCGGCCGCCGTGCGCCTGCGCAAGGACTGGTTCAACACGCAGGCCACCTGCGACGCCACCCAGAACAAGGACGTGGACTGCCCCCTGTCGGGCCTGCCGGACCTGCGCCAGAGCAACCCGCAGGTGCGCGACCTGCTGCTGGGCAACGCGAACTTCTGGCGTGAACAGGGCGTGAATGCCTTCCGCTACGACGCGATCAAGCACGTCGAGGGACCGTTCCTGCGGGACCTGCTGGCCGCCGACCGGCAGGCGGGCACCTGGACGCTGGGCGAGTGGTTCGGCGCGGACACCGGCACCGTCGCCGACTGGCAGAAGGCAGGCTTCGACAGCCTGTTCCTGTTCAGCCTGCAGGACGCCATGAAAGCCAGCGTGATGGGCGAGAGCAGCCTGGAGGCCGTCCGCAGCGTCCTCGCCCGCCAGGGTGAACTGCCCCGCCCGGGCGAGGTCGCGCTGTTCCTCGACAACCACGACGTGCCGCGCTTCGCGCAGGGCAGCCTGTTCGAGGACATCGGCCAGGAGCGCACCCGCTACGGCCTGCGCGCCCTGATGACCCTGCGCGGCGTGCCCGTCATCTGGCAGGGCACCGAGATCGCCATGCGCGGCGGCAGCGACCCCGACAACCGCCGCGACATGCGCTTCGAGGACGGGTGGACCCCCGCCGAGCGCGCCGTGTTCGACGCCACGAAAGCCGCCATCGCCGCGCGCAAGGCCAGCCCCGCCCTCAGCAACGGCGCGCAGACCCTGCTCCCCACCCCCGACCGCGTCAGCGGGCAGCTGCTGCTGTTCACGCGCGAACTGAACGGCCAGACCGTCCTGGCCGCGTGGCACAGCGGCAACGCGCGCCGCACCTACTCCCTGAAACTCGGCAGCCTGGGCGTGAAGTGGGCCGCGCTGGCCGCCACCCCCTCCCTGTACGCCGGGCAGGACGCCAGGGTCAGCGTCAGCGGCGGGTACCTGCACCTCAGCCTGCCCGCGCGGGACGCCGCCGCCTTCCGCGTGCAGTAA
- a CDS encoding alpha/beta fold hydrolase, producing the protein MTRPGLPDRSTRDVLLLHGAFLSGASWSPVVGALGPQVNVHAPDLPGHGRTAVPPAWTVASMAEVVARDLMRPVHVCGHSLGGMVALQLALSAPHLVASLTMVESSAGTNDTPLNRLGTRLGSVLMRAVPVPALASLFAADLAGPDPALREEVRRSVLRYRSQRSDLLGIWNAVAAFDAWSHLHRVSVPTLIVTGASNTRTAPHARQLQAAIPGAQGRVIPGAGHLLPQQQPVRLAHLLGEFWNPPGC; encoded by the coding sequence ATGACGCGCCCTGGTCTGCCAGACCGGTCCACGCGGGACGTGTTGCTGCTGCACGGGGCATTCCTGAGTGGTGCGAGCTGGTCACCTGTGGTCGGTGCGCTCGGGCCACAGGTGAACGTCCACGCGCCCGACCTGCCGGGTCATGGGCGCACGGCGGTCCCACCCGCCTGGACGGTCGCGTCCATGGCCGAGGTGGTGGCCCGGGATCTCATGCGGCCCGTGCATGTGTGCGGTCACTCGCTGGGCGGCATGGTGGCGCTCCAGCTTGCCCTGAGTGCGCCGCACCTCGTGGCGTCCCTGACGATGGTGGAGTCGAGCGCCGGGACGAACGATACGCCACTGAACCGTCTCGGCACCAGGCTGGGCAGCGTGCTGATGCGGGCCGTACCGGTCCCGGCACTCGCGTCGCTGTTCGCGGCGGATCTGGCGGGGCCGGACCCGGCACTGCGGGAGGAGGTGCGGCGGTCGGTGCTCCGTTACCGTTCCCAGCGGTCCGATCTGCTGGGGATCTGGAATGCCGTGGCGGCGTTCGACGCGTGGTCACATCTGCACCGGGTGAGCGTACCGACGCTGATCGTGACGGGCGCCAGCAACACCCGGACCGCGCCGCACGCCCGGCAGCTCCAGGCCGCCATTCCCGGCGCACAGGGTCGCGTGATTCCCGGTGCGGGGCATCTGCTCCCACAGCAGCAGCCTGTACGGCTGGCGCACCTGCTCGGCGAGTTCTGGAATCCGCCGGGTTGCTGA